One window of the Gambusia affinis linkage group LG01, SWU_Gaff_1.0, whole genome shotgun sequence genome contains the following:
- the LOC122835113 gene encoding P2Y purinoceptor 1-like gives MSTHNCNTVDEELLADNNVLPIFYVFTFAVGLILNACGLICLVNNWKKLRIINIFFLNLGLTNLLFLLTRPFLIVYYFNKITWTFGEPFCKVTRFCFKLNLYGSIGFITSISVYRYLAIVQPIRVMRKLSKTHSVVISVLVWILVSVGSLSDIIYPKQSGNNTDKCLPATDEAHIEGYFIYNLIWTIFGFCIPFAIIVGCYGHVALVIHRSNMMNKNHKRKILKPLVVLSLLFLLCYTPYLVFKNLSVYAKYLGFKHPPCPSWYDEVFTLRHVSRGLVSLNSALNPLIYMYFSEEMKAQFSQLQLRCKQMFSCCSKLKSCSVPHTEDEAECAL, from the coding sequence ATGAGTACACACAACTGTAACACAGTGGATGAGGAATTACTGGCTGATAACAATGTACTCCCTATTTTTTACGTCTTTACATTTGCTGTTGGATTGATCCTGAATGCTTGTGGATTGATTTGCTTGGTGAATAACTGGAAGAAACTTCGGATTATTAACATCTTTTTTCTGAACCTCGGACTAACGAACctgttgtttttgctcactCGCCCCTTTCTGATTGTGTACTACTTTAATAAGATTACATGGACCTTTGGAGAACCTTTCTGCAAGGTAACAAGATTCTgctttaaactgaatttatacGGCAGCATCGGATTCATCACCAGTATCAGTGTGTACCGGTACCTGGCCATcgtccagccaatcagagtgaTGAGAAAATTATCTAAGACTCACTCTGTGGTCATCTCTGTCCTGgtgtggattctggtgagtgTTGGAAGTCTTTCAGACATAATCTACCCCAAACAATCAGGGAACAACACTGACAAATGTCTTCCTGCCACTGATGAAGCACACATCGAGGGATACTTTATATACAACCTCATCTGGACAATCTTTGGATTCTGCATCCCTTTCGCCATCATTGTGGGCTGCTATGGACATGTGGCTCTTGTCATCCACCGCTCAAATATGATGAATAAGAACCATAAGCGAAAAATCTTAAAACCTTTGGTTGTTTTGTCTCTTCTCTTCTTGCTTTGTTACACCCCTTACCTTGTGTTCAAGAACCTCAGCGTCTATGCCAAATATCTGGGTTTTAAGCACCCACCGTGCCCCTCGTGGTATGATGAAGTCTTTACTCTGCGTCATGTAAGTCGTGGTCTGGTGAGCCTGAACAGTGCTCTCAATCCTCTGATTTACATGTATTTTAGTGAGGAAATGAAGGCCCAGTTCagccagctgcagctgcgaTGTAAACAGATGTTCAGTTGCTGTTCCAAGCTGAAATCCTGTTCTGTACCACACACTGAGGATGAAGCTGAATGTGCTTTATGA